The proteins below come from a single Nocardiopsis gilva YIM 90087 genomic window:
- the tuf gene encoding elongation factor Tu, with the protein MAKAKFERTKPHVNIGTIGHIDHGKTTLTAAITKVLHEAHPDLNPFTPFEDIDNAPEERERGITISVAHVEYQTEARHYAHVDCPGHADYVKNMITGAAQMDGAILVVAATDGPMPQTKEHVLLARQVGVPAIVVALNKADMVDDEEIFELVELEIRELLTEYEFPGDDASVVKVSALKALEGEQKWSDAVLELMKAVDESIPEPQRDTDKPFLMPIEDVFSITGRGTVVTGRIERGIIKVNETVDIVGIKEEKQTTTVTGVEMFRKLLDEGHAGDNVGLLLRGTKREDVERGQVVIKPGTTTPHTEFEAQVVILSKDEGGRHTPFFNNYRPQFYFRTTDVTGVVTLPEGTEMVMPGDSTGMTVQLIQPVAMEEGLKFAIREGGRTVGAGRVTKIIK; encoded by the coding sequence GTGGCGAAGGCCAAGTTCGAGCGGACCAAGCCGCACGTAAACATCGGCACCATCGGTCACATCGACCACGGTAAGACCACGCTTACCGCTGCTATCACCAAGGTTCTGCACGAGGCGCACCCGGACCTGAACCCGTTCACGCCGTTCGAGGACATCGACAACGCTCCGGAGGAGCGCGAGCGCGGTATCACCATCTCCGTCGCTCACGTCGAGTACCAGACCGAGGCGCGTCACTACGCCCACGTTGACTGCCCGGGTCACGCGGACTACGTGAAGAACATGATCACCGGTGCCGCGCAGATGGACGGGGCCATCCTCGTCGTCGCCGCCACCGACGGCCCGATGCCGCAGACCAAGGAGCACGTGCTCCTGGCCCGCCAGGTCGGCGTTCCGGCCATCGTGGTCGCCCTGAACAAGGCCGACATGGTGGACGACGAGGAGATCTTCGAGCTCGTCGAGCTGGAGATCCGTGAGCTGCTCACCGAGTACGAGTTCCCGGGCGACGACGCTTCGGTCGTCAAGGTCTCCGCGCTCAAGGCCCTGGAGGGCGAGCAGAAGTGGAGCGACGCCGTCCTGGAGCTCATGAAGGCCGTGGACGAGAGCATCCCCGAGCCGCAGCGTGACACCGACAAGCCGTTCCTGATGCCGATCGAGGACGTCTTCTCGATCACCGGTCGCGGCACCGTCGTCACCGGCCGCATCGAGCGCGGCATCATCAAGGTCAACGAGACCGTCGACATCGTCGGCATCAAGGAAGAGAAGCAGACGACGACCGTTACGGGCGTCGAGATGTTCCGCAAGCTCCTCGACGAGGGCCACGCGGGCGACAACGTCGGTCTGCTGCTGCGCGGTACCAAGCGCGAGGACGTCGAGCGCGGCCAGGTTGTCATCAAGCCGGGCACGACCACCCCGCACACGGAGTTCGAGGCCCAGGTCGTCATCCTGTCCAAGGACGAGGGTGGCCGCCACACGCCCTTCTTCAACAACTACCGCCCGCAGTTCTACTTCCGGACCACGGACGTCACCGGCGTCGTCACGCTGCCCGAGGGCACCGAGATGGTCATGCCGGGCGACAGCACCGGCATGACGGTCCAGCTGATCCAGCCGGTCGCCATGGAAGAGGGTCTGAAGTTCGCCATCCGTGAGGGTGGCCGGACCGTCGGCGCGGGCCGCGTTACCAAGATCATCAAGTAG